DNA from Amycolatopsis sp. DSM 110486:
GGTGGTCACCGCCGTACTGGTGGTGAGCTTCGGGCGGCTGGGGGACATGTACGGCCGCGCCAGGATGTACAACCTCGGCTTCGCGGTGTTCACCGTGTCGTCGATCTTCCTGGCCATCACCTGGTTCGACGGTGACGCCGCGGCGCTCTGGCTGATCGGCTGGCGCATCGTGCAGGGCATTGGCGGCGCGTTCCTGATGGCGAACTCGTCGGCCATCCTCACCGACGCGTTCCCCTCCAATCAGCGCGGTCTCGCGCTGGGCATGAACGGTGTCGCGGCGATCGCGGGTTCGTTCCTCGGCCTGGTCGTCGGCGGTATCCTCGCGCCCGTCGACTGGAACCTGATCTTCCTGGTTTCGGTGCCCTTCGGCGTGGTCGGCACGATCTGGGCCTACGTGAAGCTGCACGACACCGGGGTGCGCAAGCACGCGAAGATGGACTGGTGGGGCAACATCACCTTCGCGGTCGGCCTGATCGCGGTGCTGGTGGGCATCACCTACGGCATCCAGCCCTACGGCTCGTCGCCGACCGGCTGGGGCAGCCCGATGGTGCTCTCGTGCCTCATCGGCGGTATCGCGGTGCTGATCGCGTTCGTGGTCATCGAGACCAAGGTGGCCAACCCGCTGTTCCGGCTTTCGCTGTTCCGGATCCGGTCGTTCAGCTGGGGCAACCTCGCGAACCTCACGGCGTCGCTCGGGCGCGGTGGCCTGCAGTTCATCCTGATCATCTGGCTGCAGGGCATCTGGCTGCCGCAGCACGGTTACACCTTCGAACAGACGCCGCTGTGGGCCGGCATCTACATGCTGCCCATGACCGTCGGCTTCCTGGTGTCCGCGCCGACGGCCGGGATCCTGTCCGACCGCATCGGCAGCCGGCTGCTCGCGTCGAGCGGCCTGGTGATCACCGCGATCACCTTCCTGCTGCTGATCCTGCTGCCGGTGAACTTCAACTACTGGGCGTTCGCGGCGATCCTGCTCGTCAACGGCATCGGCATGGGCATGTTCTCCTCGCCCAACCGCGCCGAGGTGATGAACAGCCTGCCGGCCGACGCCCGCGGCTCCGGCGCGGGCATGATGACCACGTTCCAGAACGCGGCCATGGTGCTCTCGATCGGCTTCTTCTTCAGCCTGATCATCGCGGGCCTCTCGGACAACCTCCCGACGGCGATGTTCCAGGGCCTCACCGCCCACGGCGTGGCCGCCGGGCCGGCCAACCAGGTTGCGCACCTGCCGGCGGTGGCCGTGCTCTTCGCGGCGTTCCTCGGCTACAACCCGATCCAGCAGCTGCTGGGCGGCCAGCTGGGCAGCCTGCCGCCGGACCAGGCCTCGTTCCTGACCGGGCGCAGCTTCTTCCCGAACCTGATCTCGGGTCCGTTCCAGGACGGTCTGGCCGTGGCGTTCGGCTTCGCCATCGTGGTCTGCCTGATCGGTGCGGTCGCG
Protein-coding regions in this window:
- a CDS encoding MFS transporter, with amino-acid sequence MAERRTYSLAELGPRYKWIALSNTTLGMLIATINSSIVLIALPDIFKGIGINPLEPANTSYLLWMIMGFLVVTAVLVVSFGRLGDMYGRARMYNLGFAVFTVSSIFLAITWFDGDAAALWLIGWRIVQGIGGAFLMANSSAILTDAFPSNQRGLALGMNGVAAIAGSFLGLVVGGILAPVDWNLIFLVSVPFGVVGTIWAYVKLHDTGVRKHAKMDWWGNITFAVGLIAVLVGITYGIQPYGSSPTGWGSPMVLSCLIGGIAVLIAFVVIETKVANPLFRLSLFRIRSFSWGNLANLTASLGRGGLQFILIIWLQGIWLPQHGYTFEQTPLWAGIYMLPMTVGFLVSAPTAGILSDRIGSRLLASSGLVITAITFLLLILLPVNFNYWAFAAILLVNGIGMGMFSSPNRAEVMNSLPADARGSGAGMMTTFQNAAMVLSIGFFFSLIIAGLSDNLPTAMFQGLTAHGVAAGPANQVAHLPAVAVLFAAFLGYNPIQQLLGGQLGSLPPDQASFLTGRSFFPNLISGPFQDGLAVAFGFAIVVCLIGAVASLLTKDKGKTSESVGEELAAVAGESGGGPSELVAPTSER